The following is a genomic window from Staphylococcus saccharolyticus.
TTCTATTTTGATAGATATTGGTGCACAAATTAATATTTGGCGTGTTCTTGTTGTAACAGGTTTTCGAGGTCAGGAAATTTCAAATAAAGTCATTCCAGGTTTAGGCACAATAATATCAATTCTTATTGCTTTTAATATAGGAAATATCGCTGGTGCGGGCTTAGGTCTAAATGCAATGTTTGGACTTGATGTTAAATGGGGGGGCAGCAATGACTACTATATTTTCTATACTCATTTTTATTAGCAAAAGTGGTCAAAAGATTATGGACGTCGTAAGTATGATTTTAGGAATTGTGATGATTCTAATTGTTGCTTATGTCATGGTGTTATCAAATCCACCTTATGGTGACGCTTTAGTACATACATTTGCACCTGAACATCCATTTAAATTAATTTTACCTATAATTACCTTAGTTGGTGGGACAGTTGAAGGATTTATTACATTTGCTGGTGCTCATAGAATATTAAACTCAGGTATCAAAGGTAAAGAATACTTACCATTTGTTAATCGTTCAGCAATTGCTGGTGTTTTAACTACTGGTATTATGAGAACATTATTGTTCTTAGCCGTTTTAGGTGTGGTTGTGACAGGTGTCATTCTAAGTACTGATAATCCTCCTGCATCTGTCTTTGAGCATGCTATAGGTCCTATTGGAAAAAATATATTTGGAATAGTCATATTTGCAGCTGCAATGTCTTCTGTTATAGGGTCAGCTTATACAAGTGCAACTTTCTTAAGAACATTGCATCAATCTTTATTTAATAAAAATAATCTTATAGTCATTGTATTTATTGTAATTTCAACATTAATCTTCTTATCTATTGGTAAACCTGTAAGCTTGCTTATAATTGCTGGTGCCATCAATGGATGGATTTTACCGATTACTTTAGGAGCTATTTTAATTGCGAATCGTAAAAAGTCTATCGTAGGCGATTATAAGCATCCAAGTTGGATGCTTATATTTGGTATAATTGCTGTAATAGTGACGATTATCACTGGAATATTTTCTCTCCAGGACATAGCAAGTTTGTGGAAAGGATAAATTAAATATATTAATTTAACATTACCCTAAAATGGTCTCGGTTTTATATGTCGAGATGCATTTTAGGGTATTTACTTAGTAGTTTATAAATCAGTTAAAGGATCGTGTTGATATACTTTTTCACATCAATTTAACTGACTATCGTGATGAGATGTAAAATGTGATAAAATAGCTAATGCTAATGCTTTATAAATGAGGTGTAAAAAGATATATGATAGGAATTATAGGAGCAATGGAAGAAGAAGTAACAATTTTGAAAGATAAGATTGTTGATTTAAGTGAGATTAATGTTGCACATGTTAAATTTTATAGTGGAACATTAAATAATAAAGAAGTTGTACTTACACAAAGTGGTATAGGTAAAGTCAATGCATCAATCTCAACAACTTTATTAATAGAGAAATTTAGTCCAAACGTCATTATTAATACTGGATCAGCAGGCGCATTAGATGAAACTTTATCCGTGGGCGACGTATTAGTCAGTAATGCGGTTACATATCATGATGCTAATACAACAGCTTTCGGTTATGAATTAGGTCAAATACCTCAAATGCCTAAAGTCTACAAATCTAGTTCAAAATTATTAGATAAAACGATGCAAATACTTGAACTACAGGACTTAAATGGTAAAGTTGGATTGATAGTAAGTGGAGATAGTTTTATTGGAACTACAAAACAACGTCAAACTATTAAATCGCAATTTCCTGAAGCTATGGCTGTCGAAATGGAAGCTACTGCAATTGCACAAACATGTTATCAATTTAAAGTTCCTTTTATAGTTACAAGAGCGGTTTCTGATTTAGCTAATGGAGAAGCTGAGATGTCATTTGAAGAATTTTTAGGAAAAGCAGCAGTTTCATCTAGTCAAACAGTTGAATGGTTAGTTAAATCTATATAAAGGTAAAGGTGAAAAGGAAAATGGGAATCGTCAAGAATTTATTTATGCCAAATGCATATGTGAAATCAGTATTTGAAATTGATATAAAGAAATTGGCTGAGACAGGTGTTAAAGGAATTATCACTGATTTAGATAATACTTTAGTAGGATGGGATGTAAAAGAACCTACTAAAAGAATTAAAGAATGGTTTGCCGAAGCAAGACAATTAGGTATAACAATAACAATTGTGTCAAATAATAATGAGGAACGTGTATCGAACTTCTCAAGTAATTTAAATGTAGATTATATTTTTAAAGCTCGAAAACCTATGGGTAGGGCTTTTAAAAAGGCTATCACTCACATGAATATTAAGGCTAGTGAAACAGTAGTTATCGGTGATCAGATGCTCACAGATGTTTTTGGAGGAAATCGTAATGATCTATATACAATCATGGTCGTACCAGTAAAACGTACTGATGGCTTTATTACTAAATTTAATCGTTTAATTGAAAAACGCTTATTAAATCATTTTAGAAAAAAAGGTTATATTAAATGGGAGGAAAATTGATTGAGTGAAACACTAAAATGTATTGGTTGTGGAGCACCATTGCAATCAGAAAACAAAGATGCACTAGGATATGTGCCTGAACATAATATGTTTCGTGAAGATGTGATTTGTCAAAGATGCTTTAGACTTAAAAACTATAATGAAGTTCAAGATGTAGGCATGGATAGTGAAGACTTTTTGAATTTATTAACAAGTCTATCTGAAAAATCAGGAATTATAGTGAATGTTGTAGACGTTTTTGATTTTGAAGGATCATTTATTAACGCGATTAAACGAATAGTAGGTAATAAAAAAATTATTTTAGTAGCTAATAAATTAGATTTATTACCAAAACAAATAAACAAACGTCGCGTGAAAGAATGG
Proteins encoded in this region:
- the mtnN gene encoding 5'-methylthioadenosine/S-adenosylhomocysteine nucleosidase, whose protein sequence is MIGIIGAMEEEVTILKDKIVDLSEINVAHVKFYSGTLNNKEVVLTQSGIGKVNASISTTLLIEKFSPNVIINTGSAGALDETLSVGDVLVSNAVTYHDANTTAFGYELGQIPQMPKVYKSSSKLLDKTMQILELQDLNGKVGLIVSGDSFIGTTKQRQTIKSQFPEAMAVEMEATAIAQTCYQFKVPFIVTRAVSDLANGEAEMSFEEFLGKAAVSSSQTVEWLVKSI
- a CDS encoding YqeG family HAD IIIA-type phosphatase, whose translation is MGIVKNLFMPNAYVKSVFEIDIKKLAETGVKGIITDLDNTLVGWDVKEPTKRIKEWFAEARQLGITITIVSNNNEERVSNFSSNLNVDYIFKARKPMGRAFKKAITHMNIKASETVVIGDQMLTDVFGGNRNDLYTIMVVPVKRTDGFITKFNRLIEKRLLNHFRKKGYIKWEEN